Within Kutzneria chonburiensis, the genomic segment GCGGTGGTCACCGCGTCCTGGCCGATCATCGCGTCGACCACGAACAGCACCTCGTCGGGCTGCACGGCAGCCTTGATGTCGGCGGCCTGCCGCATCAGCTCCTCGTCGATGCCGAGGCGGCCGGCGGTGTCGACGACGACCACGTCGTGCTGGGCCCGCTTGGCCTCGTCGAGGCCGGCCTTGGCCACCTGCACCGGGTTGCCGACGCCGTTGCCCGGCTCGGGGGCGAAGACCGGCACGCCGGCCCGCTCGCCGACCACCTGGAGCTGGGTGACCGCGTTGGGGCGCTGGAGGTCGCAGGCGACCAGCATCGGCGTGTGGCCCTGCTTGCGCAGCCACGCCGCCAGCTTGCCGGCCAGCGTCGTCTTGCCTGCGCCCTGGAGGCCGGCGAGCATGATCACCGTCGGCGGCGTCTTGGCCAGGTTCAGCCGGCGCGTCTCGCCGCCGAGGATGCCGATGAGCTCCTCGTTGACGATCTTGACGACCTGCTGGGCCGGGTTGAGCGCGCCGGAGACCTCCGCGCCCTTGGCCCGGTCCTTGACGCCCGCGATGAACGTGCGCACGACCGGCAGGGCGACGTCCGCCTCCAGCAGGGCGATCCGGATCTCCCGGCAGGTGGCGTCGATGTCCGCGTCGGAGAGGCGACCCTTGCCACGCAGGTTCGCCAGTACCGACGAGAGCCGGTCAGAAAGGGTGTCGAACACGGTCCGCACGACCTCGCAGCTAGACGGTGGTGTTGCGTCGAGGGTAGCCGGAGCGGTACCCACGAGTCTCATGAGCGCCACGATGCCGGCCGGACGGCTCAACCTCCGCACCCTCGAGTTCGCCGTCGAGGAGGTGCCGGTGCCGACGCCGGGGCGGGGCGAGGTGCTGGTGAAGGTCGAGGCCGCGGGCGTGTGCCTGTCCGACATCCACCTGATCGACGGCACCTTGCGGCTACCCGGCAACGACCTGGAGAAGGTCACCCTCGGGCACGAGGTCGCCGGCACGATCGCCGAACTGGGCGAAGGGGTGCGTGAGGACGTCTACCCCGTGGGGCAGCGGGTGCTGCTGCTGGCCGGCATGGCGTGCGGGCGGTGCGCCAACTGTGTGCGGCAGCGGCCCGGATGTCTCAACGGGCTGACGCGTGGCGTCCAGTTCGACGGCGGTTGGGCGCACTACACGCTGGCGCGAACCGCCACCGTCTACCCCATTCCCGACAGCCTGCCCTTCGAGCAGGCGGCGATCATCCCCGACGCCGTCTCCACCCCGTACGCCGCCATCACGCAGACCGCCGCCCTTCGCCCCGCGCAGTCCGCCGGCATCTGGGGCGTCGGCGGTCTCGGCGCTCACGGCGTGCAGATCCTGCGCTTCGCCGGCGCCGCCCCCATCATCGCCGTCGACCCTTTGCCGCACGCCCGTGACCGCGCCCTCAAGCTCGGGGCCGACGTCGCCCTCGACCCCATGGCCGCCGACTTCCGTGAGCAGGCCTTCGCCGCCACCGACGGCCTCGGCCTCGACTACGCCTTCGACTTCGCCGGCGTGCCCGCCGTGCGCGTCCAGGCCGACAGCGTCCTGGCCCGCAACGGCGCCGTCGTGCTCGTCGGCCTCTCCGGGCAGGCGCTGTCCCTCCCCGACGACACCGCCTTCAGCGCCGCCAGGCACCGCCTGCTCGGTCACTACGGCGGCCTGCCCGTGCACCTCGAGGAGCTCATCAAACTCGCCGCTCACCGCCGTCTGGACTTCTCCGGCTCGATCAGCGGCACCTTCCGCTTCGAGGACGCCGCCGAAGCCGTGCGCCAGCTGGCCGAGAAGGTCAACGACCCCATCCGCCTGGTGCTGACGCCCTGACGGGGTGTAGAGAAGCTGGCATGCCCAGAGGGGGATTCCGCGCTCTTGTCAGCGACGAGGAGTGGACCGCGCTGTTGGCGGCGGGCCACCCTCGTCCGTTCCCGCGAGGCAAAGAACTCGTACGGCAGGGTTTCTGCGGCGACTATCTGCTGGCCTTGACCCACGGCCGGGTGCAGGTGCTGCGGTCGGAGGCGGGCGGCGAGCAGAACCTGCTCGTGGCGTTGCGGGCCGGCGGAGACCTGATCGGTGAGATGGCCGCACACGGTGGCGGCGGCGTGCGCAGCGCGACCGTTGTCGCCCTTGACGACTGCCGGGCGCACACCGTGCCGGTCGAGGCGTTCGATCGGTTGCCGGCGGCGCGCAAGCTCACTGACTACGTGGTGCTGAAGCTCTCCGAGAGCGTGCCGTTCCGCGTGCAGCTGGTGCATTTCAAGCCGCAGCAGCGGATCGCCCGGCTGCTGGCCGAACTCGTCGCACTCGCCGGACCTGAGCTGGCACATCCGATGCTGATCCCGTTGTCGCAGGAGCAGATCGCGACCGCGCTCGGCGTCGCCCGCAGCTCGGTCAGCGCGTTCATCGCCGACCTGCGCCGGGACGGTGTGCTCGGTCCGGGTCCCCGCTTGACCGTCGCCGATCCCGAGCGCCTCCTGCACTACACGTCCGAACGAGTGTGATGCGCAGCACAGCGTAACTGTCCGTCGGCGGACAACGACGCCTTCTGGCGCGGACGAGGCTCGATGCCGACCCGCCAAGAAGGAGGATGCCGATGGCCCACAAGACTCTGCCGCCGTACCGAGCGATGCTCGTGGTGGACCTCAAGGACTTCAGCGGTGTGCCCGCCGCTGAGCAGGGAGCGGTCGGCGGTCGGATCCCCGACCTGCTGCACGACACGTTCCAGCGCATGGGCCACGGCTATCTGTGGACCGAGGCCAAGTTCCCCGACCACACCGGTGACGGGTACGCGATGGGTTTTCGCACCAAGCACCTGCCCATCCTGGTCGACAGCTTTTCCTCTACGTTGCAACAGGAACTCGCCGATCTCGGACGGCGAACCGGTGTCCCGCAGCGGATGCGGGTGAGTCTCAGCGTCGGTCCGCTGACCGACAACTCGGGCCCGCGGATCCGGGACGGCCAGGGGGCGGCCCGGATCGAGACCCACCGGCTGCTCGACTCCGAGCCCGTGCGCGACCTGCTCACCCGGTCCAATCCGCAGGTCACCCTGGTGGCCACGATCATCTCGGCCCGGGTGTACCAGGACGTTGTCGTCGGCGGGTACTCCGAACTGCGCGCTGACCACTTCGTCGCGGCCCCGGTCAAGGTGAAGTCCTACGAAGGCAACGCATACCTGCAGGTGCCGCTCCCGTCTGGCGATCTGCTGGCGAACGGGTTCGCGCCGGTGGAGCCGCCCCGAGCCGGCGACCCTGTGGCCGATTCCGGCGAGCATGCGTCGGTGCGGATGGGCAACGTCAGCGGCAACCGGGGCACCGTGATCGGCAGCAGTCGAGGGCCCGTGCAGACCGGCAACGGCGTGCAGGTCAACGACTCCACGATCCACGGCACCGTCATGCGTGACAAGAGGAGCGGGCGGAAATGACGTCGCCGTCCATCGATCACAACACGGGCACCGTGATCGGCAGCAGTGAGGGGGCCGTGCAGACGGGCAACGGCGCGCAGGTCACCAACAGCGAGTTCGACGAACTCTCCATGGACCGGGTGGCCGGCGACAAGTTCACCGCCGACACCATGCTGGTGCTGCAGATCGCCGGCCAGGAGACGAATCGCCGCGTACGGGCGATGCAGTGGTTCTCCGCACGCCGGCTCTCCTCGCTGTCGGCCTGCTTCGTCGAACCAGAGGGATTCAGCCAGGCGCAGACGGTTCTGGTCGAGAAGCGGGCCGTGCTGGTCGCCGGGCCCGCGGGCAGCGGCCGACTGACCGCGGCGGCGATGCTCCTGCACCGCGTTGGCAATGCGAGCCGGATCCGACAGGTCGACATCGACCTCGGCGACGAGGACCAGCCGGTGCTCGACACCGGTCAGGTGCAACCGGGCGAGTCACTGCTGCTCGATCTGTCCACACTAGACCTGCCGGACTTTCTGCGGGCCAGCCGCGAACTGGGCGCGGTGGTGGACCGGGTCGCCGAGGTCGGCGGGCTGGTGGCCGTGGTGCTGCCCGACTACGAGCGGCAGGTGCCCAGCTCGAATCTGCGCGGGCTCCGCGTGGAACTCCGGTTGACCTCCAGCCTGGCCCGCCAAGTCTTCGAGTACCACCTGAAGGCCCGCGGCGTGTCGCCCGGCGGCTCGAATCCGTTGCTGGCGGCGATGTTCGACCGCCCGCGAGCCGGTGAGCTGGCCGAACTGGCCGATCTGGTCACGGAGTCCGGAGGCATCACCGGCAGCTGGGACGAGGCGCTCGTGGTCGCGCTCGGCACGCTGTCCAACTGGTCGGCTGAGCTGACCGAGACGTTCGCCGCCCACCCCGACGCGGCCTGGCGCAGCCTGCTGCTGGCGGCGGCACTGCTGGCCGACTGTCCGCCGGACGCTGTCTTCGAGGCGGATCGGGAGCTGGTCCGGCTGCTTGACTTCCCGGATGTCGACGAGCATCCGTTCGCGCGTCCCGGGCTGACCGAGCGGCTGGCCGACGTCGGCGCCGAGATCGTGGATGAGCAGGTGCGGTTCTCCCGCCCGCGCTACGCGGACGCCGTGCTGACCCACGTGTGGCGGAACTTCCCCGGCTTGCGGCCGACGCTGGCCGGGTGGATCGAGCAGGTACCCCGGCTGGCCCGGACGAGCCTGGTCGATCACGATCGGACACTGCTGGCCGAGCGGTTCACCACGTTGTCACTGCGGCACGGCATGATCGGCGACCTGCTGCAGACCGCACGGCGTTGGGCGAGCGTCGGTGACAACAGGACCACTGCCCTCGCGGTGCAGGTGCTCGGCCGAGCCGTGCTGGATCCCATCCATGGCTGGCAGTTCCGCCGCCGGGTCTACGCCTGGGCGCGGGACAGCTCGGTGTCCCCGAGGTTGGCCGGCGTAGTCATCGCTGTGTGCGAGAGCGTGCTGGCGACGGCCCATCCGGAGGCCGCGATGATCCGGTTGCACCACCTGACCCGGCACCGCGACGAGACCGTCGGATCGGCGGCGGTCGAGGCGCTGCTGCGGCTGGTGGTGGGTCCGCAGTCGCACCGGTGGCTACTCGGTCGCGTCGTCGCTGGGTTGGCTGACGGGGTGCCTGGCCGTGACGTCGAATTGTTCGGACGCCTCGTCGATCCGGCGCGGTCGCACAGCCCGGAGGAATGGGACCTGATCAGGGTCGGCTGGCACGGGGCGTTGGCACGGCCGGAGAGCGTCCCATTGCTCACGGCCTGGCTGTCGACCGCGACCGAGGAACAACTGGATCTGCTGGTCGACGCCTGCGAACACCAGGTCCCGCTGCTCGGTCGCTTGCGGGCGGCCGCCGTGGCCTGGGTCGGTCAGGACCCGGCGTTCCGGCGCCGGATCGGCGAACTGCTCGACACGAAGATCGATTCTGCGATGGGTCTGACGCGCTCGGCGTCCGGCTGGAAGGAATGACCTCATGTTCCGTGAGTTCTTCGCCCGGGTGCGGGCCGAGGCCGAGGCCCAGCGCGTCTCGCGGGTTCGTGTCGACAACGTGCCGATGCGGAGCCTGACCGAGCCGTACAGCTTCGAGTTCTCCTGCACGATCGAGTACGTGCTGGCGCGTCGGGGGCAGCTCCACCGCGCACTACCCGAGGTCGCGAAACACGGGATCCTGCAACGGGTCGCCCGAGTGGCGCTGGGCACGCGCCTGACCGAGGCCGCCCTGCTGCAGACCCACCTGGCGGCGGAACTGGGCCTTGGCAGCCTTGAGCCGACCGGCGAGCTGCGCGTGTGGGCG encodes:
- a CDS encoding zinc-binding dehydrogenase yields the protein MSATMPAGRLNLRTLEFAVEEVPVPTPGRGEVLVKVEAAGVCLSDIHLIDGTLRLPGNDLEKVTLGHEVAGTIAELGEGVREDVYPVGQRVLLLAGMACGRCANCVRQRPGCLNGLTRGVQFDGGWAHYTLARTATVYPIPDSLPFEQAAIIPDAVSTPYAAITQTAALRPAQSAGIWGVGGLGAHGVQILRFAGAAPIIAVDPLPHARDRALKLGADVALDPMAADFREQAFAATDGLGLDYAFDFAGVPAVRVQADSVLARNGAVVLVGLSGQALSLPDDTAFSAARHRLLGHYGGLPVHLEELIKLAAHRRLDFSGSISGTFRFEDAAEAVRQLAEKVNDPIRLVLTP
- a CDS encoding Crp/Fnr family transcriptional regulator; the protein is MPRGGFRALVSDEEWTALLAAGHPRPFPRGKELVRQGFCGDYLLALTHGRVQVLRSEAGGEQNLLVALRAGGDLIGEMAAHGGGGVRSATVVALDDCRAHTVPVEAFDRLPAARKLTDYVVLKLSESVPFRVQLVHFKPQQRIARLLAELVALAGPELAHPMLIPLSQEQIATALGVARSSVSAFIADLRRDGVLGPGPRLTVADPERLLHYTSERV